From a region of the Solanum stenotomum isolate F172 chromosome 2, ASM1918654v1, whole genome shotgun sequence genome:
- the LOC125854786 gene encoding J domain-containing protein required for chloroplast accumulation response 1 isoform X2, producing MERISQKEHVLVDYGPQRSFEGSPSDMDMDFNDVFGGPPRRFSVQEARTRHSFNDSVESEEDSAGVSRNSWNGFNEKPVFGEENANRGRNQGGDFYDDIFKVEEKSYSSSPVRPLSPKIEAFGTSLPAQFSLPAKLTKGTDLHTFASGSHSPHKKREKEMKNDAPVFYRQSPLSREGTVIGDDLRFMSESDERDIGGNLKKNGENMEDSSSEYQFHFSIYKWAGKGVPMLVSLKGGKHFKSKEKINFEKCPSSNARMEKDNTDTSSPLGGNVNFSRDANFHSFSTRSKKPESSDKANVTVGETLGIPKSKSVQSFKDDVGIQIEITKNSEETKKQELKPLRAFLVDVADEKGDVKMAQETERKSNTVKATQAAKTNVKVKENVKKIDDEADKKLKKGDVEVSENTQKRDSQAKRKGKRGSDKKTVVDTGVNRSSLPSSPIRSAENSTKAGIKGKVQDFVKMFNHEVHSTPQEGDSRSKSFKWKASSNRGVESEKSYNMPKANEKVQLPTINKTQDATPNVDKNLNKQEKTTKYSQRKTEIPQTKDYSDQKAAPSTNESRRDDRKVSVGSMDDLFGGNYVVEELFEDQDTASQTNGKSEDNQASDAKIKQWSQGRKGNIRSLLSTLQLVLWPDSGWKPVALMDLMEGNQVKRAYQRALLYIHPDKLQQKGAAAHQKYIAEKVFDILQEAWDHFNLLAPM from the exons ATGGAGAGAATTTCACAAAAGGAACATGTTTTAGTTGATTATGGTCCACAAAGATCATTTGAGGGTTCACCAAGTGATATGGACATGGATTTTAACGATGTTTTCGGAGGTCCACCGAGGCGATTTTCAGTACAAGAAGCAAGAACAAGGCACAGTTTCAATGATTCAGTAGAATCTGAAGAGGATTCAGCAGGTGTATCGCGAAATTCGTGGAATGGATTCAATGAAAAGCCAGTTTTCGGGGAAGAAAATGCTAACAGGGGGCGAAATCAAGGTGGTGATTTCTATGATGATATATTTAAAGTTGAGGAAAAATCTTACAGTTCAAGCCCTGTTCGACCTTTGTCACCAAAAATTGAAGCTTTTGGTACTTCACTCCCAGCTCAATTCAG CCTTCCTGCCAAGTTGACGAAAGGCACAGATCTTCACACATTTGCTTCGGGAAGTCATAGTCCACACAAGAAGCGAGAAAAAGAGATGAAAAATGATGCTCCTGTATTCTATCGACAAAGTCCATTATCACGTGAAGGTACTGTTATTGGTGATGATTTACGATTCATGTCTGAATCTGATGAGCGAGATATAGGAGGGAATCTAAAGAAGAACGGAGAAAACATGGAAGATTCGAGTAGTGaatatcaatttcatttctCCATATACAAGTGGGCAGGCAAAGGAGTTCCTATGCTTGTGTCACTGAAGGGAGGGAAGCATTTCAAGTCTAAAGAGaagataaattttgaaaaatgtccTAGCTCCAATGCAAGGATGGAGAAAGACAACACGGATACCAGCTCGCCATTAGGTGGAAACGTCAACTTCTCCAGGGATGCAAATTTTCACTCCTTTAGTACAAGAAGTAAGAAACCTGAGAGCAGTGACAAGGCAAATGTTACTGTTGGGGAAACTCTCGGCATTCCAAAGTCAAAATCTGTTCAGAgttttaaagatgatgt TGGAATCCAGATAGAAATTACAAAGAACTCGGAAGAAACCAAGAAACAAGAGCTGAAGCCTCTCCGTGCATTTTTAGTTGATGTGGCTGATGAAAAAG GCGACGTTAAGATGGCACAAGAAACAGAAAGGAAGAGTAACACAGTCAAAGCTACGCAAGCAGCAAAAACAAATGTTAAAGTCAAGGAAAATGTGAAGAAAATTGATGATGAGGCTGATAAGAAGTTGAAGAAAGGTGATGTTGAAGTTAGCgaaaacacacaaaaaagagATTCACAAGCTAAGAGAAAAGGGAAGAGAGGTTCTGATAAAAAAACTGTAGTAGATACAGGAGTAAACAGAAGTAGTCTGCCAAGTTCTCCCATAAGATCAGCCGAGAATTCTACTAAAGCTGGAATTAAAGGAAAGGTTCAAGACTTTGTAAAGATGTTCAACCATGAGGTTCATTCAACGCCCCAAGAAGGCGATAGTAGAAGTaaaagctttaaatggaaagcTAGCAGCAATAGGGGAGTTGAAAGTGAAAAGAGTTATAACATGCCAAAAGCAAATGAGAAAGTTCAGTTGCCCACGATTAACAAGACGCAAGATGCAACCCCTAAT GTAGACAAAAATCTTAACAAGCAGGAGAAAACAACTAAATATTCCCAAAGGAAAACAGAGATTCCTCAGACTAAAGACTATTCAGATCAAAAGGCCGCTCCATCAACTAATG AGTCAAGACGAGATGATCGAAAAGTCTCAGTTGGAAGCATGGATGATCTCTTTGGTGGAAATTATGTG GTGGAAGAATTATTTGAAGATCAGGACACAGCTTCACAAACTAATGGAAAATCCGAGGACAACCAA GCTTCAGATGCTAAAATTAAGCAATGGTCACAAGGGAGGAAAGGAAATATTCGTTCATTGCTCTCAACGTTACAATTA GTTTTATGGCCTGATAGCGGATGGAAGCCTGTGGCTTTAATGGATTTAATGGAAGGAAATCAAGTGAAGAGGGCATATCAGAGAGCGTTACTCTACATACATCCagataaactccaacaaaagggAGCTGCTGCTCACCAGAAATACATTGCAGAAAAAGTTTTTGATATTCTGCAG GAAGCTTGGGATCATTTCAACTTACTTGCTCCTATGTAA
- the LOC125854786 gene encoding J domain-containing protein required for chloroplast accumulation response 1 isoform X1 gives MERISQKEHVLVDYGPQRSFEGSPSDMDMDFNDVFGGPPRRFSVQEARTRHSFNDSVESEEDSAGVSRNSWNGFNEKPVFGEENANRGRNQGGDFYDDIFKVEEKSYSSSPVRPLSPKIEAFGTSLPAQFSLPAKLTKGTDLHTFASGSHSPHKKREKEMKNDAPVFYRQSPLSREGTVIGDDLRFMSESDERDIGGNLKKNGENMEDSSSEYQFHFSIYKWAGKGVPMLVSLKGGKHFKSKEKINFEKCPSSNARMEKDNTDTSSPLGGNVNFSRDANFHSFSTRSKKPESSDKANVTVGETLGIPKSKSVQSFKDDVGVYDTLLPTERVEEPQFRKKTGLGDGIQIEITKNSEETKKQELKPLRAFLVDVADEKGDVKMAQETERKSNTVKATQAAKTNVKVKENVKKIDDEADKKLKKGDVEVSENTQKRDSQAKRKGKRGSDKKTVVDTGVNRSSLPSSPIRSAENSTKAGIKGKVQDFVKMFNHEVHSTPQEGDSRSKSFKWKASSNRGVESEKSYNMPKANEKVQLPTINKTQDATPNVDKNLNKQEKTTKYSQRKTEIPQTKDYSDQKAAPSTNESRRDDRKVSVGSMDDLFGGNYVVEELFEDQDTASQTNGKSEDNQASDAKIKQWSQGRKGNIRSLLSTLQLVLWPDSGWKPVALMDLMEGNQVKRAYQRALLYIHPDKLQQKGAAAHQKYIAEKVFDILQEAWDHFNLLAPM, from the exons ATGGAGAGAATTTCACAAAAGGAACATGTTTTAGTTGATTATGGTCCACAAAGATCATTTGAGGGTTCACCAAGTGATATGGACATGGATTTTAACGATGTTTTCGGAGGTCCACCGAGGCGATTTTCAGTACAAGAAGCAAGAACAAGGCACAGTTTCAATGATTCAGTAGAATCTGAAGAGGATTCAGCAGGTGTATCGCGAAATTCGTGGAATGGATTCAATGAAAAGCCAGTTTTCGGGGAAGAAAATGCTAACAGGGGGCGAAATCAAGGTGGTGATTTCTATGATGATATATTTAAAGTTGAGGAAAAATCTTACAGTTCAAGCCCTGTTCGACCTTTGTCACCAAAAATTGAAGCTTTTGGTACTTCACTCCCAGCTCAATTCAG CCTTCCTGCCAAGTTGACGAAAGGCACAGATCTTCACACATTTGCTTCGGGAAGTCATAGTCCACACAAGAAGCGAGAAAAAGAGATGAAAAATGATGCTCCTGTATTCTATCGACAAAGTCCATTATCACGTGAAGGTACTGTTATTGGTGATGATTTACGATTCATGTCTGAATCTGATGAGCGAGATATAGGAGGGAATCTAAAGAAGAACGGAGAAAACATGGAAGATTCGAGTAGTGaatatcaatttcatttctCCATATACAAGTGGGCAGGCAAAGGAGTTCCTATGCTTGTGTCACTGAAGGGAGGGAAGCATTTCAAGTCTAAAGAGaagataaattttgaaaaatgtccTAGCTCCAATGCAAGGATGGAGAAAGACAACACGGATACCAGCTCGCCATTAGGTGGAAACGTCAACTTCTCCAGGGATGCAAATTTTCACTCCTTTAGTACAAGAAGTAAGAAACCTGAGAGCAGTGACAAGGCAAATGTTACTGTTGGGGAAACTCTCGGCATTCCAAAGTCAAAATCTGTTCAGAgttttaaagatgatgttgGAGTTTATGACACTTTGTTACCAACTGAAAGAGTAGAAGAACCTCAATTCAGAAAGAAGACAGGTTTAGGTGATGGAATCCAGATAGAAATTACAAAGAACTCGGAAGAAACCAAGAAACAAGAGCTGAAGCCTCTCCGTGCATTTTTAGTTGATGTGGCTGATGAAAAAG GCGACGTTAAGATGGCACAAGAAACAGAAAGGAAGAGTAACACAGTCAAAGCTACGCAAGCAGCAAAAACAAATGTTAAAGTCAAGGAAAATGTGAAGAAAATTGATGATGAGGCTGATAAGAAGTTGAAGAAAGGTGATGTTGAAGTTAGCgaaaacacacaaaaaagagATTCACAAGCTAAGAGAAAAGGGAAGAGAGGTTCTGATAAAAAAACTGTAGTAGATACAGGAGTAAACAGAAGTAGTCTGCCAAGTTCTCCCATAAGATCAGCCGAGAATTCTACTAAAGCTGGAATTAAAGGAAAGGTTCAAGACTTTGTAAAGATGTTCAACCATGAGGTTCATTCAACGCCCCAAGAAGGCGATAGTAGAAGTaaaagctttaaatggaaagcTAGCAGCAATAGGGGAGTTGAAAGTGAAAAGAGTTATAACATGCCAAAAGCAAATGAGAAAGTTCAGTTGCCCACGATTAACAAGACGCAAGATGCAACCCCTAAT GTAGACAAAAATCTTAACAAGCAGGAGAAAACAACTAAATATTCCCAAAGGAAAACAGAGATTCCTCAGACTAAAGACTATTCAGATCAAAAGGCCGCTCCATCAACTAATG AGTCAAGACGAGATGATCGAAAAGTCTCAGTTGGAAGCATGGATGATCTCTTTGGTGGAAATTATGTG GTGGAAGAATTATTTGAAGATCAGGACACAGCTTCACAAACTAATGGAAAATCCGAGGACAACCAA GCTTCAGATGCTAAAATTAAGCAATGGTCACAAGGGAGGAAAGGAAATATTCGTTCATTGCTCTCAACGTTACAATTA GTTTTATGGCCTGATAGCGGATGGAAGCCTGTGGCTTTAATGGATTTAATGGAAGGAAATCAAGTGAAGAGGGCATATCAGAGAGCGTTACTCTACATACATCCagataaactccaacaaaagggAGCTGCTGCTCACCAGAAATACATTGCAGAAAAAGTTTTTGATATTCTGCAG GAAGCTTGGGATCATTTCAACTTACTTGCTCCTATGTAA